The following proteins come from a genomic window of Yinghuangia sp. ASG 101:
- a CDS encoding TOBE domain-containing protein → MPVYRIGRVAQLLGVSPDTARRWADSGRLPTARDENGHRVVDGAALAAFAVALAEESGSGVPENPRPTSARNSFPGIVTKVILGDVAAQVEIQAGPHRVVSLLTREAVEELGLVPGVEAVASVKSTSVTVELP, encoded by the coding sequence ATGCCTGTCTACCGCATCGGCCGGGTCGCCCAGCTTCTCGGTGTGAGCCCGGACACCGCCCGCCGCTGGGCGGATTCGGGGCGCCTGCCCACCGCCCGTGACGAGAACGGGCACCGCGTGGTCGACGGTGCGGCGCTCGCCGCGTTCGCGGTCGCGCTGGCCGAGGAGTCGGGCTCCGGTGTGCCGGAGAACCCCCGTCCGACCTCGGCGCGGAACTCGTTCCCGGGCATCGTGACGAAGGTGATTCTCGGCGACGTCGCGGCACAGGTGGAGATCCAGGCGGGGCCGCACCGGGTGGTCTCGCTCCTGACCCGCGAGGCCGTCGAGGAACTCGGCCTGGTGCCGGGTGTGGAGGCGGTCGCGTCGGTCAAATCGACCAGCGTCACTGTGGAGCTGCCATGA
- the modA gene encoding molybdate ABC transporter substrate-binding protein, with protein sequence MRILRRTAPPVAAVSAALLLLAGCGDDDSDDKPTGASGAPSAGAPAAAEPSTITVLAAASLTEAFNEASTVYTNNHKDQTVKFSFAGSQELAAQVKQGAPADVIATADTKTMDGLTGEVNAPQVFAANRLTIIVPAGNPKNVTSLADLARGDLTVVLAGPTVPVGRYARESLTKAGVDVKPKSEETDVKAVVTRVRMGEADAGIVYTTDASAAGKDVTSVEIPEQFNVVASYPVAVIKDSGKQGPANAFTRWLLTPEAQQVLAKYGFVAP encoded by the coding sequence ATGAGGATATTGAGGCGTACGGCACCGCCTGTCGCCGCGGTTTCGGCGGCCTTGCTGTTGTTGGCGGGGTGCGGGGACGACGATTCGGACGACAAGCCGACGGGCGCGAGCGGCGCGCCGTCGGCCGGGGCACCCGCCGCGGCCGAGCCGTCCACCATCACCGTGCTCGCCGCCGCGTCGCTGACCGAGGCGTTCAACGAGGCCTCGACGGTCTACACGAACAACCACAAAGACCAGACGGTCAAGTTCTCGTTCGCCGGCTCCCAGGAGCTGGCGGCGCAGGTCAAGCAGGGCGCGCCCGCCGATGTCATCGCCACGGCGGACACCAAGACGATGGACGGGCTGACCGGCGAGGTCAACGCGCCGCAGGTCTTCGCCGCGAACCGGCTGACGATCATCGTGCCCGCCGGAAACCCGAAGAACGTCACGTCGCTCGCCGATCTCGCACGCGGCGACCTGACGGTGGTGCTGGCCGGTCCGACGGTCCCGGTCGGCCGCTACGCGCGCGAGTCGCTGACGAAGGCGGGCGTCGACGTCAAACCGAAGTCCGAGGAGACCGACGTCAAGGCCGTCGTCACGCGCGTGCGCATGGGCGAGGCGGACGCCGGGATCGTCTACACCACGGACGCCTCCGCGGCGGGCAAGGACGTCACGTCGGTCGAGATCCCCGAGCAGTTCAACGTCGTCGCGTCCTACCCGGTCGCGGTGATCAAGGACAGCGGCAAGCAAGGGCCGGCCAACGCGTTCACGCGGTGGCTGCTGACTCCCGAGGCGCAGCAGGTCCTCGCGAAATACGGCTTCGTCGCGCCATGA
- a CDS encoding DUF4245 domain-containing protein, with protein MAKKRGLETVRDMVFSLGAVGIVVVLLLLFGRHSEQDPVKPIDYTLKFQQASQVAPYPLLAPEGLPERWRATSADFDGVDPAQTTWHIGFINPAEEYAAVEQTNGTPDGFVKDKGKNGKAAGVVDVAGEQWKSYDGPKYRSLVRVDNGVTTMVTGTATYQDLATLAAALRPAVPLPGMAPAAPAAS; from the coding sequence GTGGCAAAGAAGCGTGGGCTCGAAACCGTCCGGGACATGGTGTTCTCGCTCGGGGCCGTCGGCATCGTCGTCGTGCTGCTCCTCCTGTTCGGGCGGCACAGCGAGCAGGACCCGGTCAAGCCGATCGACTACACGCTGAAGTTCCAGCAGGCCAGCCAGGTCGCGCCGTACCCGCTGCTCGCCCCCGAGGGGCTGCCCGAGCGCTGGCGCGCGACGTCCGCCGACTTCGACGGTGTCGACCCCGCTCAGACCACGTGGCACATCGGCTTCATCAACCCGGCCGAGGAGTACGCGGCCGTCGAGCAGACCAACGGCACACCGGACGGCTTCGTCAAGGACAAGGGCAAGAACGGCAAGGCGGCCGGCGTCGTCGACGTCGCCGGCGAGCAGTGGAAGTCGTACGACGGTCCCAAATACCGCTCGCTCGTGCGGGTGGACAACGGCGTGACGACCATGGTCACCGGCACCGCGACCTACCAGGATCTCGCCACGCTCGCGGCGGCGCTGCGCCCGGCGGTTCCTCTGCCCGGGATGGCCCCCGCCGCGCCCGCGGCTTCCTGA
- the glpX gene encoding class II fructose-bisphosphatase: protein MTDQSVPPQLVVDPEAPDRNLALELVRVTEAAAMAAGRWVGRGDKNGADGAAVKAMRTLIHTVSMNGVVVIGEGEKDDAPMLFNGERVGDGSGPECDVAVDPVDGTTLTAKGMNNAVAVMAVAERGSMYDPSAVFYMEKLVTGPEAADVVDLTAPVGENIRRVAKAKRSAPEDVTVCILDRPRHDAIVKEIREAGARIKFITDGDVAGAIMAAKDGTGVDLLLGIGGTPEGIIAAAAIKCMGGVIQGRLWPKDDAERQKAIDAGHDLNRVLLTDDLVSGDNVFFVATGITDGELLRGVRYRSSTALTSSLVMRSKSGTIRNIDSVHRLEKLRAYSTIDFERAR from the coding sequence ATGACGGACCAGTCCGTACCGCCGCAGCTCGTCGTCGATCCCGAGGCTCCGGACCGGAACCTCGCCCTCGAACTCGTCCGCGTCACCGAGGCCGCCGCGATGGCGGCCGGGCGCTGGGTCGGCCGGGGTGACAAGAACGGTGCCGACGGCGCGGCGGTCAAGGCCATGCGCACGCTCATCCACACCGTGTCGATGAACGGTGTCGTGGTGATCGGCGAAGGCGAGAAAGACGACGCGCCGATGCTGTTCAACGGGGAACGGGTCGGCGACGGCTCCGGCCCCGAATGCGATGTCGCGGTCGACCCGGTCGACGGCACGACGCTCACCGCGAAGGGCATGAACAACGCCGTCGCGGTCATGGCGGTCGCCGAGCGCGGCTCGATGTACGACCCGTCCGCCGTCTTCTACATGGAAAAGCTCGTCACCGGCCCCGAGGCCGCCGACGTCGTCGACCTCACCGCACCCGTCGGCGAGAACATCCGGCGCGTCGCGAAGGCCAAGCGCTCCGCCCCCGAGGACGTCACGGTCTGCATCCTGGACCGGCCGCGCCACGACGCGATCGTCAAGGAGATCCGCGAGGCGGGCGCGCGGATCAAGTTCATCACCGACGGCGACGTGGCCGGCGCCATCATGGCCGCCAAGGACGGCACCGGCGTCGACCTCCTTCTCGGCATCGGCGGCACCCCGGAGGGCATCATCGCCGCCGCGGCCATCAAGTGCATGGGCGGCGTGATCCAGGGCCGCCTGTGGCCGAAGGACGACGCCGAGCGCCAGAAGGCGATCGACGCGGGCCACGACCTGAACCGCGTGCTGCTGACGGACGACCTGGTCTCCGGCGACAACGTCTTCTTCGTCGCGACCGGCATCACCGACGGGGAACTGCTGCGCGGGGTCCGCTACCGCTCCAGCACCGCCCTGACGTCGTCGCTGGTCATGCGGTCGAAGAGCGGCACGATCCGCAACATCGACAGCGTCCACCGCCTGGAGAAGCTGCGGGCGTACAGCACCATCGACTTCGAGCGCGCACGGTAG